CCCAGCTGGGTCGCCACCACCGGGTCGGCGTGCTGCACGGGGGGATGCGCCAGAGCGCGCGGCTGCGGGCCCTGCGCGACTTCGAGGAGCGGCGCACGCCCATCCTGGTGGCGACCAACGTCGCGGCACGGGGATTGGATCTGCCGGAGATCTCCCACGTGATCAACTTCGACGCGCCGGAGGACGTGGAGACCTACATCCACCGCGTCGGCCGCACCGCCCGCGCCGGCCGCGCGGGGACGGCGATCACGCTGATCGGCCAGCACGATCTCCAGATCTTCGATCAGCTGCGCCGCACCCTCGGTCCGTCGTTCCGGCGCCACCCGCTGAATCTCTACACCTGACGCCTGCGGGTGCCACCGCCGCCGGGCGGGCGTGGTAGGATGGCGCTGGGATGCGCATCGTCTCCCTGCTGCCCAGCGCCACCGAGATCGTCTGCGCCCTCGGCCTGGCCGACTCCCTCGTCGGGATCTCCCACGACTGCGACTATCCGCCGGAGATCCGCAACCGTCCGGTCCTGAGCGAGGCCGTCGTGACGGGCGATCTGCCCAGCGCCGTCATCGACGCCCGCATCCGCGAGCAGGTGCACCGCGGCCGAAGCGTGTATCATCTGGACGAGGCGCAGCTCGCCCGGCTGCGGCCCGACCTCATCCTGACCCAGGAGCTCTGCCGGGTCTGCGCGCCTTCCTACTCGCTGGTGCAGCAGGCGGCGAAGATCCTGGACGCCAAACCCGGGATCGTCTCTCTGGAACCACGGGGGCTCCGGGATATCCTGGCCAACATTCAGCTGGTGGGAGACCTGACGGGCACGAGCACCCAGGCCCGGGCCATCGTGGACGGCCTGCAGGAGCGGATCGATGCCGTGTCGCGCGCGGTCGCCGGCACGACGCGACCGCGCGTGGCCTGCCTCGAGTGGCTGGAGCCCATCTTCGTCGGCGGACACTGGGTGCCCGAGATGGTGGAGGTCGCGGGAGGACACGACGTCCTCGGCCGCGCGGGAGAGCCCTCCTTTGTGGTCGAGTGGGATCAGGTCGTGGCAGCGCAGCCCGACGTGATCGTCCTGATGCCCTGCGGCTTCGACATCCCGCGGACGCGCCGGGAGCTGGACCTGCTGACAACCCGTCCGGGGTGGGAGGCGCTCTCCGCCGTCCGCGCCGGGCGCGTCTACCTGACCGATGCGTCGGCGTACTTCAACCGCCCCGGCCCACGCATCGTGACCGGGCTGGAGATCCTCGCTGCGATCCTGCATCCGGACCGTTTCCCAGTTCCGCTCCCCCCTCACAGCGTCGAGGAGTGGCGGCCCGCCGCCAGCAACTCACGCCGGTAGCCTCGGCGCGCGGCCGATCAGTAGTC
This is a stretch of genomic DNA from Armatimonadota bacterium. It encodes these proteins:
- a CDS encoding cobalamin-binding protein, which translates into the protein MRIVSLLPSATEIVCALGLADSLVGISHDCDYPPEIRNRPVLSEAVVTGDLPSAVIDARIREQVHRGRSVYHLDEAQLARLRPDLILTQELCRVCAPSYSLVQQAAKILDAKPGIVSLEPRGLRDILANIQLVGDLTGTSTQARAIVDGLQERIDAVSRAVAGTTRPRVACLEWLEPIFVGGHWVPEMVEVAGGHDVLGRAGEPSFVVEWDQVVAAQPDVIVLMPCGFDIPRTRRELDLLTTRPGWEALSAVRAGRVYLTDASAYFNRPGPRIVTGLEILAAILHPDRFPVPLPPHSVEEWRPAASNSRR